The window GCCGTTCCCCCACGCCGTCTGAAGGGCTTTTTCCCCCTTTGAGCTCTGGCTCATGTTCCCTGCGGGGTGCAATGTGCTTTGGGGCCATTCCTGGCTTAATTCCCCTGTTTCTTGTTGCTAGGATGGGAATCCATGGCCTGGCCAAACTGATCGCAGACGTGGCGCCCGGTGCCATCCGAGAGAATGACATCAAGAGTTATTTCGGTCGGAAGGTGGCCATCGACGCCTCCATGAGCATCTACCAGTTCCTGATTGCCGTGCGGCAGGGAGCTGACATGCTGCAGAACGAGGAAGGTGAGACCACCAGCCACCTGATGGGCATGTTCTACCGAACCATTCGTATGGTGGAGAACGGTATCAAACCGGTCTATGTCTTTGACGGCAAGCCCCCCCAGCTGAAGTCGGGCGAGCTGGCCAAGCGGACTGAGCGCCGGGCCGAGGCAGAGAAGCAGCTCCAGGAGGCCCaagaggcaggggaagaggaCAACGTGGAGAAATTCAGCAAGAGGCTAGTCAAGGTGACCAAGCAGCACAATGACGAGTGCAAGAAGCTGCTGACCCTCATGGGCATTCCTTATGTGGAGGCACCAGGTGAGGCTGAAGCCAGCTGTGCCACCTTAGTGAAAGCTGGCAAAGTCTATGCAGCTGCCACTGAGGACATGGATTGCCTGACCTTTGGCAGCCCCGTGCTGATGCGGCACCTTACAGCCAGTGAGGCCAAGAAGCTGCCTATCCAGGAATTCCACCTGAACCGCGTCCTGCAGGACCTAGACCTAACAtgggagcagtttgtggacctgTGCATCCTTCTGGGCTGTGACTACTGCGAGAGCATACGTGGCGTTGGGCCCAAGCGTGCTGTGGAGCTCATCAAGCAGCATAAGACCATTGAAAAGATTGTGCAGCACATAGATCCCAAGAAGTACCCCCTGCCTGAGAACTGGCTGCACAAGGAGGCCCAGCAACTCTTCCTACAGCCTGACGTGGTGGACCCTGAGACCGTGGAGCTGAAGTGGAGCGAGCCGGATGAGGATGGGCTTGTCCTTTTCATGTGTGGGGAGAAGCAGTTCAACGAAGAACGGATCCGCAATGGGATCAAGAGGCTGAGCAAGAGCCGCCAAGGTAGCACTCAGGGCCGGCTGGATGACTTCTTCAAGGTGACTGGCTCCATCACCTCAGCCAAGCGTAAGGAGCCAGAACCCAAGGGCTCAGCCAAGAAGAAAGCAAAGGGCAATAGTGTAGCAGCAGCGAAGTTCAAAAAGGGGAAATAACCAGACCTTCCAGAACTGTCCTAGTTCTCTTCCACTCCCAGATCCTCCAGAGGTTTAAATTTGATAGAAGATCCTGTATTCTTCCTGCACTGCTCTGAGTTATACCCTGCACGGGAGAATGTTATCTGTGCTGCTTCCGCTCCTCCATATAGTGAACCAGATGGCTGTCTCGTAGCACAGAAGCAATATAGGCACAATGCTGAGGGAAGAGAAGGACAAAATTAGTGGAAGGGTGGGGGAATTTGACAAACCAAGGGGCGAGGGAGCTGCACTAGCAATCCAATGACAGTGTTCATCAGCTTCAGACTTACTTTGTCTAAGGCCTATAAGGACTGGGGGTGCTGCAAAGATTGTGCATGGCCATCACCTTGTGTTACTGTCAAGCAGTTCCCTCTGGCTGACTGAAGGAGTGCTGTTGACTAGCCATAATGCAAGCCAAACCCAAATACTGAAAAGGAGGATGTCAGCCAAATGGACCAAGAAATCAGCTCAAAGTAGAGTGTGGAAGAGATGGAGACTGAAGCAGAAAGTGGGGAAGAAATGTGTAAAATCcaaatgtgggggagggagggagctacAGAAAGAAGGGAATTTTTACTTTAATGGGGATTCTTTATGGTCTTCCTTCACTTACCTGTATGTATTAGATTGATAATTAAGTGATTGATGGAGAGGAAACGGAGAAATTTAAAATCCTCTTGAAGTTTtaaactctccccctcccctattTATAGACGTATCTGATTGGGGAAGGAAAGATTCTTCCCCCCACAAAAAGTACTGAAGTTTAATCATTTGATGCAGATTATTCTGGTTCCACTCCAGATCCCAGCCTTGGGACGATTTGGTTCCAATATGTAAATGAGGAGGAGCTGTGAAGGAATTGTAACTCCCCAGGTTTAACATTTGTCactaggttttattttattaagttttttgaagaaaaatgtaaataaaccTAAAAAATGGAAAACTGTTCAGTTCATTCAGATTTGAAATGGCTTCTTCACTGCAGCCCATTCCAAAGAAAAAGTTACTCAAATGGAATAAAGGTTAGAAATCCATAGGAATAGTGCAAAGTGAGAGAAACCTTGAACATTAACCCAGCCCTTCTTACAAGCTGCATTCATTTTAGCAGAGATTTCCAGGCTCTGTGGAATGTGAAGGAGCTAGGATTCAGGGAAAGACATTTGGTCTTCCCTTGTGCCATTCTCTGCTTTTCCAGGCTTTACAGGGGACCTAGTACTTATTTGCATTTTCCATTATAAGTGTTGTACAAACATGAATTTGTGCCTCTTGTAAGGAAGATTCAGATTTTCCATATCATTACAATGGGAAAAAAGAGACCGATGAAGTGGCTCACTCATGAGCAAGAGTGGTCTTGCAGATTCAGTGTAGGAGTTGAGCATAAGGTGATCTGAAATTTCAATCCTGGCTTGGACGGTAATTTTGTGTACGCTTTATACAAGTCAATTAAGTTATCTGAGATTCAGTTTTCGTCACTTATAAAATGGGAACAGTAATACCTACCTCATAGGGTGTTTGAGGCTAAATTAATTagttttataaagcactttgagatcacgGAATGAAAGGCGCTGTTGGCAGGAGAATATCAGGATCCATGAAGTGACAGcagaaaataggtttcagagtaacagccgtgttagtctgtattcgcaaaaagaaaaggagtacttgtggcaccttagagactaaccaatttatttgagcatgagcttttgtgatcTCTTGAACATTTTTGCCATCTTGCTTGGTTGCTACATTAATCTCTCTTCCTCTGCCATCTAGTAATTGTTGGTATAGTAGCTGACAATGTGTAC of the Eretmochelys imbricata isolate rEreImb1 chromosome 6, rEreImb1.hap1, whole genome shotgun sequence genome contains:
- the FEN1 gene encoding flap endonuclease 1 produces the protein MGIHGLAKLIADVAPGAIRENDIKSYFGRKVAIDASMSIYQFLIAVRQGADMLQNEEGETTSHLMGMFYRTIRMVENGIKPVYVFDGKPPQLKSGELAKRTERRAEAEKQLQEAQEAGEEDNVEKFSKRLVKVTKQHNDECKKLLTLMGIPYVEAPGEAEASCATLVKAGKVYAAATEDMDCLTFGSPVLMRHLTASEAKKLPIQEFHLNRVLQDLDLTWEQFVDLCILLGCDYCESIRGVGPKRAVELIKQHKTIEKIVQHIDPKKYPLPENWLHKEAQQLFLQPDVVDPETVELKWSEPDEDGLVLFMCGEKQFNEERIRNGIKRLSKSRQGSTQGRLDDFFKVTGSITSAKRKEPEPKGSAKKKAKGNSVAAAKFKKGK